A window from Telopea speciosissima isolate NSW1024214 ecotype Mountain lineage chromosome 8, Tspe_v1, whole genome shotgun sequence encodes these proteins:
- the LOC122638362 gene encoding aspartyl protease family protein At5g10770-like, with protein sequence MTENHRLQTHVVSLSSLMPADVCSTPAKGSEILSRLLQVTHKYGPCSPLKEGKSKIPSLRQILINDKTRVKSINSKISNQQSSVADSTVKLPANSGDSLGTGNFVVKIGFGTPQQNFILEFDTGSDLTWTQCEPCAVQCYSQQDPYFNSSASSTYSNIPCCSNACSQLNSAGYAQSSCTTNCLYQVTYGDRSYSQGDFVTDTLTLCSSDVFPNFEFGCGQNNQGLFGTTNGLLGLGRNPISMVSQTAQTYGELFSYCLQSSTSSTGFLALGSQAGTSSSNSQYTPLLTDSNYPSFYFLNMTGIRVGGQDLGIAESVFTTSGTIIDSGTVITRLAPTAYSAHRSAFSQAMSKYPTASSYSEFDTCYDLSGYSTVDTPPIVLHFGGGTDLNIDKSGILVQASSIQYCLAFNGNSADTDLQILGNMQQHTFEVVYDVAEGKLGFGAGACS encoded by the exons ATGACGGAAAATCATCGACTCCAGACTCATGTTGTTTCACTTAGCTCCTTGATGCCAGCCGATGTCTGCTCTACTCCAGCCAAAG GTTCCGAAATCTTAAGCAGGCTATTgcaagtaactcacaaatatgGACCTTGCTCACCATTGAAGGAAGGGAAGTCAAAAATTCCTAGTCTTCGCCAGATTCTTATCAACGACAAAACCCGCGTGAAGTCCATCAATTCCAAAATCTCCAACCAACAATCATCGGTAGCAGATTCTACAGTAAAACTTCCTGCCAACTCTGGCGATTCCCTAGGGACTGGAAACTTCGTTGTGAAGATTGGATTTGGAACACCTCAGCAAAATTTCATACTAGAATTCGATACAGGTAGTGATCTTACTTGGACCCAATGCGAACCATGCGCCGTCCAATGTTATTCACAACAAGATCCCTACTTCAACTCTTCTGCTTCCTCCACCTATTCCAACATCCCATGTTGCTCCAACGCATGCTCACAACTGAATTCAGCGGGCTATGCACAGTCATCCTGCACCACCAATTGCCTCTATCAGGTCACATATGGTGACAGATCCTACTCTCAAGGGGATTTTGTAACCGATACACTAACACTATGTTCCTCTGATGTCTTCCCCAATTTTGAATTCGGGTGTGGTCAGAACAACCAAGGCCTATTCGGTACTACAAATGGATTACTAGGCCTTGGCCGCAATCCGATCTCAATGGTATCACAGACTGCTCAAACGTATGGAGAGCTTTTCTCCTATTGTCTTCAATCATCAACCAGCTCCACTGGTTTTCTTGCATTAGGTAGCCAAGCGGGTACCTCGTCTTCTAATTCTCAATACACTCCACTACTAACAGATTCGAACTACCCGTCGTTCTATTTCCTAAATATGACCGGTATAAGGGTTGGAGGGCAGGATTTAGGCATCGCAGAATCAGTTTTCACAACTTCAGGAACAATTATAGACTCTGGAACTGTCATCACTCGGTTGGCACCAACAGCCTATTCAGCTCATAGGTCAGCATTTAGTCAAGCAATGTCCAAGTACCCAACTGCGTCATCATATTCAGAATTTGACACATGCTATGACTTGTCTGGATATAGTACGGTAGACACACCACCCATAGTATTGCATTTTGGTGGAGGTACTGACTTGAATATTGACAAGTCTGGGATTCTAGTTCAAGCAAGCTCAATTCAATATTGCTTGGCTTTTAATGGAAACAGCGCTGATACGGATTTGCAGATCCTTGGAAATATGCAACAACATACATTTGAGGTGGTTTATGATGTGGCAGAAGGAAAACTGGGATTTGGTGCTGGTGCTTGTAGCTAA